From Phycisphaerae bacterium, the proteins below share one genomic window:
- a CDS encoding PQQ-binding-like beta-propeller repeat protein — MSVNRAARVARGTLLAVMLVSLACVGRVLAQPLVTDDALRDVGLKRYWDLQLPVTDGDSVRSAWRLDDALYVATDNGVVFALDPAVGIVRWVEQVAEPNVYLFPPVHVLNPQGSGPVVFVTATSIQVRDRYNGQTILAERPSFAPSTSVVGVERLLVGGGADGFLHAFILSGGKRGFVPRWELDSGPVRAKPALYGDGSLIVATKRGLVFSMQLLDKSLNWAFRAEDSVVANPAVDAEGVYVASLDRSLYKLDRDNGAPIWRYRTNVALLDAPMPSGGVVFQSLGDEGLAAVDVDNGHELWRRKDSQTVVGRSGDRIFVFCEGPRLDALGRKDGKREGSSSLRGVNTVVSNVADDFVYMAAADGRLLCARSSDVPYLRPADTRQARQQLNRPSVGAVEAPVIADVEKPEQAAPTEDPFRSRRDR; from the coding sequence ATGAGCGTTAACCGAGCAGCACGAGTTGCGCGTGGGACGTTGCTCGCCGTCATGCTGGTGAGTCTGGCCTGTGTGGGGAGAGTTCTGGCGCAGCCGCTGGTCACCGACGACGCGCTTCGTGACGTTGGGCTCAAGCGCTACTGGGATCTGCAACTCCCCGTTACCGACGGCGACTCGGTACGTTCTGCTTGGCGACTCGATGACGCCCTGTACGTCGCCACGGACAACGGGGTGGTGTTTGCCCTGGATCCGGCCGTTGGAATCGTACGCTGGGTCGAGCAGGTCGCGGAACCCAATGTGTATCTCTTTCCGCCCGTGCACGTTCTCAACCCGCAAGGATCCGGTCCGGTAGTTTTCGTTACGGCAACGTCCATCCAAGTTCGTGACCGGTACAACGGACAGACCATACTCGCAGAACGCCCCTCGTTTGCGCCGAGTACGTCTGTCGTCGGCGTCGAACGCCTGCTTGTCGGGGGCGGCGCCGACGGTTTTCTGCATGCGTTTATCCTGAGCGGGGGCAAGCGAGGCTTCGTCCCCCGATGGGAACTCGACTCGGGCCCGGTCCGGGCGAAACCCGCCCTCTACGGAGATGGTTCTCTCATCGTTGCGACCAAGAGGGGACTTGTTTTTTCCATGCAGTTGTTGGACAAGTCCTTGAACTGGGCCTTTCGGGCGGAAGACAGTGTCGTGGCCAATCCCGCCGTCGACGCCGAAGGAGTTTATGTCGCCAGTCTGGACCGGTCCCTGTACAAGCTGGATCGGGACAACGGGGCGCCCATCTGGCGGTACCGCACGAACGTAGCACTTCTGGACGCGCCCATGCCGTCGGGCGGCGTCGTGTTCCAATCGTTGGGAGACGAGGGATTGGCTGCCGTGGACGTGGATAACGGGCATGAGCTTTGGCGCCGCAAGGATAGTCAGACAGTCGTGGGCCGCTCGGGGGATCGCATATTCGTGTTTTGCGAGGGTCCACGGCTCGACGCGCTTGGGCGAAAGGATGGCAAGCGGGAAGGTTCTTCGAGTCTTCGCGGCGTAAACACGGTAGTGAGTAACGTGGCTGACGATTTTGTCTACATGGCGGCGGCAGACGGTCGGCTGCTCTGTGCACGATCCAGCGACGTACCTTACTTGCGTCCGGCGGACACGCGCCAGGCCCGGCAACAACTCAACCGGCCGTCCGTCGGCGCAGTGGAGGCTCCTGTGATAGCCGACGTGGAGAAACCGGAGCAAGCAGCGCCAACAGAGGATCCATTCCGAAGTCGGCGAGATCGCTAA